The region CAGGTGACCTTGTAAGCCAAATCGCTTGGCACCCTGATGACACTGCCTTGGCTGCAATAAATGCAAACGGAGGAATTACGGTTTGGGATTTTAAGGTTCGGACGAAAACGTCACCTCAAGGATTCGAATAAGGTCAAAATTTCTTATTTGCAATAGATACTCGAGGGCTGCTCGATTGCTATTGCCTAGAAAATTAAAACTTCAACAAGAGGAGTTTTTACTGATGTATAAATATTCCACATAACTTATATATGGTTATATTCCACCAGAGGACTCAATGAAAAAAACAATTCTTTGGCTTCAAGAATTACTCATTTCAATGGGAAATGCTCTATTTCATCCTTATAAAGATAACTCACCTCCAAGTTTTGAGGCGCAGCCTTTCAAAGATGACCCTTACAAGAACCGAGGAATTGCATAGGGCAAGGTCAAAATTGTTTTAAATTTCAAAGAGAGGTTCAACTGGGCCTCTTTTTTATTATCTATTTTCGAGAAGAGAAAGTAATGACCGAACCATAAAGAATTAGAGAATGTGCTTTAATAAGCCCATGAACTCACAGATTAAGAAGAAGTTAAGCACAAGCAATTCTGGCGTTAACTTAAAAAAAACCGACAAGAAACAACCTACTTGGCATTTTGAAGTTGAAGGTAGCGGTCAAAGAAAGAGATATTTAAGATCTCTGAAAGACAAAGCTGTAGCTTAATTTATAGCCTTTTAATAAAACAACTTCATTTAAATCAAACACAACCCCTCTAGCCAACTAAAAGAGGGCAAATGTCTCTATTGGATTTTTATTGAATTAGTACTTTCAATGGATTTAAAGTATCCAGAGATCGAAAAAACCTTAAAAAAATTCCATGAATTTAATAGCTAGCTATAGAAATAAAGGTTTTGAATCTGTTGCAGATGGTGTGATGTCATTTTTCGATCGTCGCACGGACTTGCATCGCAATGGAATCGCCTTCAGCAATGGATCAAATAATGATTCAGATCCTGCAAAAATTTCTACTGATATCAGCCTTGTAGCCATAGATCGCAGCGACCCAGAAGCATTTGCACTCTCTGAGGTCATTGTAAGAGGCGTCGATGCTGGGCTTCAAAAATACCTCCAAGATCGTCCTCTTTTTAGTAAATGCTCCCCAGAACAATCATTATTTGTCAATCCAATTTTCAACATACAACGTTATGCCCCTGGAGAAGGATTTAAAAAATGGCATTGTGACTGGACGATTAGCGAAGAAGCAACCGAACCGGTTCATAGAGTTTTAGCTTGGATTCTCTATTGCAATGATGTCGAATCTGGAGGTACAGAATTCCACTGGCAGGAATATCATGAGACAGCTGAACGAGGAAAATTAGTTATTTTCCCTGCTGGATTGACGCATATTCATAGAGGCAGAGTTAACAAAATTCATTCCAAAACAATTGCAACTGGTTGGATAAATGCAGGTTCAAGAGACTCATATATTTCCAGACTGGCAAGTTAATTAATAGAAAAATATTCTTACACAATTATTTTTTCAAGGTAGAGACAAGATTGCTCCATCTCTCCATAGAGTCCATAAGCAATAATTTTTTCCCAAATCGGACTTTATGCTTGAAAAGACAAAAAGTTTCGGATCTAAATTGATAATAATTTTTGAAGAAACTTCAACAGATTGAGAATGAATTGTGTATTATCAACAGACGTTCAGCTCTATTCGAGTCGCAGTTAGATTCAAGCCATGGAACGGGGACTTGAACAATGACAATTTTTCTAATGGCTGAACTAACTTACAGAGGACTTAAGTACTCTCAAAACAAATCTGCTAAAAGCTCTCAAGAAGTGCACTTGCAGTATTGTGGTCATGAAATCATGAGTAAGAGAATCCATGAAGCCATGAAAGCTGAAATGGGTTGAGAAAGAATTAGAAAAAAGTCTTTCCATTAGTTAAATATAGTTTTTAATTATATTTTTGAATTTTGTTATTTATAAACTAAATAATAAACTAGTTTATTAAAATACTGAATCAATCAATACAGTTTTAATTTAATTAATGCCTTAAAAGTAAACTCTTTTCAAATCAAACATGCAATATGAGCCGGGGACGATAGATTGCCATGTCTTCCTAGAATGCAAAGAGCAAATAGAGAAGATGCTACTTAGATTATACAAAGTAGAGAATACTGAGCATATTTGTAACCAACTTCAATCTATTTACCAACAAATAGAAGGTATGCATGAGTTAAAGAAAGTTAAGAGAAAAAAAATTTATACTAATTAAGCTTTAAGCAAATAAATTCAAAACTTACTTTAATTTTTAATAGATTTTTAATTCTGTATCAATTAAGTCTTAACTTATCCAACTAAATTACCTATAACTGTTTTATCAGAAAACCCGTTCCAAAGTTTTCTGTAGGGAGGTCAGCACTACTGGGAAGGGTTTTGACCTCCCTCTAATTTTTTAAAAAAAGTAATTAATTTAATAAATTTACTAATTAAATCCTAATTTCAAAGTTCCCCAAAGATCAAATGCACCAAATAAAAAAGCTATAAAAACCAAGTCCCATGCTTTCTGCTTAATAGCCCAAGGAGCAAAAAATACTTCACCAAGGCCATGAAGAGCTGCTCCTATTCCTAGATGATCTAAAACCAAAAGGCCATGAGATAGTAAAAATAATCCACTAGCAAAGTATCTCAAAAAGGTATCGTAAGTTATGAGTTTAATTTTTTTTTATGTTCGAAAAAGTAATCGCTGTTTCAGGGAGAGATTTAAAAGTTTTGACCATCAAGTCAACCAAGAGTTTTTTATTTTTAATGCCTGATTTAGTCATAACCAGATAGCTTAATGTAGTTAAAGTTATAAATATTTTTGATATTCTTATGTATCATTAATTGCTTTGTGAGCTAAATAAAACAAAGCATATTTGATGACTTTTAGTATATTTAAATACCCTTACTCTTACCTAAAAGATAATTAATTCGATAAAAGTGAATCAATTAATACAGTTAGATACATTTATTCACGTAATATTTGGTACAAATAAAATTTTTAATGAAACTCAATTTTGTACCGGTTAATATTTTTCGAGAGACTCCTGAAGTAACTTTTTTAGATGCCAGTGTTGAAGATTCAAATGGTAGTGACGTTGTTATTCATAGAGGAGGAGCAACTTCCCCCCCTGATTTAAATAGCTTCGAGCAATATTATGTACACTATCATCAAACAGATAATAATCTGGTACTTCAGGGAGATAGGATTTTCACGCTATTAAATCCTCTCTGGGATGAACCTCATCACATAATTTATCTCAATAGATTCATGGGGGCAC is a window of Prochlorococcus marinus str. MIT 0917 DNA encoding:
- a CDS encoding 2OG-Fe(II) oxygenase; this encodes MNLIASYRNKGFESVADGVMSFFDRRTDLHRNGIAFSNGSNNDSDPAKISTDISLVAIDRSDPEAFALSEVIVRGVDAGLQKYLQDRPLFSKCSPEQSLFVNPIFNIQRYAPGEGFKKWHCDWTISEEATEPVHRVLAWILYCNDVESGGTEFHWQEYHETAERGKLVIFPAGLTHIHRGRVNKIHSKTIATGWINAGSRDSYISRLAS
- a CDS encoding hemagglutinin; protein product: MKLNFVPVNIFRETPEVTFLDASVEDSNGSDVVIHRGGATSPPDLNSFEQYYVHYHQTDNNLVLQGDRIFTLLNPLWDEPHHIIYLNRFMGALQIPIGTFHRSISGNDGSIVINQAIRDKQFEAKTEFNPISIENRIDLQKAKSKEPIIWLWKGGEIKRIKDSLFLKVA